The Phoenix dactylifera cultivar Barhee BC4 unplaced genomic scaffold, palm_55x_up_171113_PBpolish2nd_filt_p 001456F, whole genome shotgun sequence genome includes a region encoding these proteins:
- the LOC103701188 gene encoding 30S ribosomal protein S17-like, with protein MCIERGREGEQRCFPLDSLSRAQSIEGEGGEEDKMKPVVGIVVSNKMQKSVVVAVDRLFHHKLYNRYVKRTSKFMAHDENNDCNIGDRVKLDPSRPLSKWKHWVVAEILRRAKVYVPPSPTAPAPSRPAMGSP; from the exons ATGTGCATCGaacgagggagggagggagagcagCGGTGCTTTCCTCTCGATTCTCTTTCTAGGGCTCAATCGATCGAAggcgaaggaggagaggaagacaaAATGAAGCCGGTGGTGGGTATCGTGGTTTCGAATAAGATGCAGAAATCGGTGGTGGTGGCGGTGGATCGGCTGTTCCACCACAAGCTCTACAACCGCTACGTCAAGCGCACCAGCAAGTTCATGGCCCACGACGAGAACAATGACTGCAACATCGGCGACCGA GTTAAGTTGGATCCTTCAAGGCCACTGAGCAAATGGAAGCACTGGGTTGTCGCCGAGATACTTCGAAGAGCAAAAGTCTATGTTCCACCATCACCAACAGCTCCGGCACCTAGTAGACCTGCTATGGGGTCACCTTAG